From Cannabis sativa cultivar Pink pepper isolate KNU-18-1 chromosome 8, ASM2916894v1, whole genome shotgun sequence, a single genomic window includes:
- the LOC115698755 gene encoding NAC domain-containing protein 83, producing the protein MEKQNFGTNNNGGLKLPIGYRFCPTDEELLLHYLKRKVHALPLPASVISEFDVFQTDPWALPGDVKEKRYFFCNYRKMDILNNKMCKRVNSGCGFWKPVVNKDKLIVASEFNNQAIGVRKTLVFCGGKRLLQDSKTRWFMHEYYFVRSQTIPNSNSLHQMSQLQMNWVVCGVFQKKRKLNINKNNNNNYNKQKKRNQLILISDEGSPRPSFSCSSGVTDQEDDQEESSTAHIISYNNNTNNNGSKSSFNSTRQPN; encoded by the exons ATGGAAAAGCAAAATTTTGGTACCAATAATAATGGTGGCCTTAAATTACCTATTGGATACCGATTTTGCCCCACAGATGAAGAACTTTTACTACACTATTTGAAGAGAAAGGTTCATGCTTTGCCATTACCTGCTTCAGTAATTTCAGAATTTGATGTTTTCCAAACTGACCCTTGGGCTTTACCAG GTGATGTGAAGGAAAAAAGGTACTTCTTTTGCAACTATAGAAAGATGGATATTTTGAATAATAAGATGTGCAAGAGAGTAAATTCTGGTTGTGGGTTTTGGAAACCTGTTGTTAATAAAGACAAGTTGATTGTGGCTTCAGAGTTTAATAACCAAGCAATTGGTGTTAGAAAAACTTTGGTGTTTTGTGGTGGAAAACGCCTATTACAAGACTCAAAAACTCGTTGGTTCATGCATGAATATTATTTTGTTCGTTCACAAACTATCCCCAACTCCAACTCACTCCATcag atGTCTCAGCTACAAATGAATTGGGTTGTTTGCGGAGTGTTTCAGAAGAAGAGAAagcttaatattaataaaaataataataataattataataaacaaaAGAAGAGAAATCAGTTGATTTTGATTAGTGATGAGGGTTCACCTAGACCTTCATTCTCATGTTCAAGTGGAGTTACTGATCAAGAAGATGATCAAGAAGAAAGCAGTACTGCCCACATTATTagctataataataatactaataataatggtTCAAAATCATCATTCAATAGTACCAGACAGCCTAATTAA
- the LOC133030339 gene encoding uncharacterized protein LOC133030339 — protein sequence MAIKARPNPTARPDPSSLSSGHRRNTPPQSQLSFRSRSLLRSGQAQPLTLSFLLRPSSHKITLYIQPLFFDEGRKLEHQGSGLEPVLVAAIPTMKFNHEAFSSIEETQTWQKSSHSNF from the exons ATGGCGATCAAAGCTCGCCCAAACCCCACTGCTCGCCCCGATCCCTCTTCTCTAAGTTCTGGTCATCGACGCAACACTCCACCCCAATCCCAGCTCTCCTTTCGCTCCCGTTCTCTTCTCCGTTCGGGCCAAGCTCAGCCCCTAACATTGTCGTTTCTGCTCAGGCCAAGCTCGCACAAAATAACCCTATATATtcag CCTCTCTTCTTTGACGAGGGTAGAAAG CTAGAGCACCAGGGTAGTGGTCTTGAACCTGTTTTGGTTGCTGCAATCCCTACCATGAAATTCAACCATGAGGCCTTCAGTTCTATAGAAGAGACACA GACATGGCAGAAAAGCTCACACAGCAACTTTTAA
- the LOC115701510 gene encoding glycerophosphodiester phosphodiesterase GDPD1, chloroplastic, with translation MALKAVHVSDVPNLDQVPQNASFSLYSTRLPKGVELGRGSLNAPKFAVIGHRGHGMNVLQSSDMKMKAFKENSIVSFNKAASFPIDFVEFDVQVTKDDYPVIFHDNFILTREDGIVLEKRVTELSLSEFLCYGPQKEVGKEGKPLLRKSKDGKITEWNVETDDSLCTLQEAFEQVEPSLGFNIELKFDDSVLYQQDYLIHVLQAILDVVFGYAKDRSIIFSSFQPDAALLVKKLQDKYPVYFLTNGGTEIFLDVRRNSLEEAMKLCLEGGLDGIVSEVKGVFRNPGAVPKIKDHNLSLLTYGKLNNVSEAVYIQHLMGIDGVIVDLVQEITEAVFDLMKPTTNNIEEESLSQGDDENIKLKTKPQFSQKELSFLLKLIPQLIQI, from the exons ATGGCTCTCAAAGCTGTTCATGTCTCAGACGTACCTAATTTAGATCAAGTCCCACAAAATGCCTCATTCTCTCTCTACTCAACTCGTCTTcccaaag GTGTGGAATTGGGTAGAGGAAGTTTAAATGCACCCAAATTTGCTGTGATTGGACATCGAGGCCATGGAATGAACGTTTTACAATCTTCTGATATGAAAATGAAAGCTTTTAAAGAAAACTCCATTGTTTCTTTCAACAAAGCTGCCTCTTTTCCCATTGATTTCGTCGAGTTTGATGTTcag GTGACCAAGGATGATTACCCTGTTATTTTCCATGACAACTTTATCCTCACCAGAGAAgat GGTATTGTTTTGGAGAAGAGAGTTACTGAGCTGAGTCTGTCTGAGTTTCTATGTTATGGGCCTCAAAAAGAGGTTGGAAAAGAAGGGAAACCTTTGCTTAGGAAAAGCAAAGATGGGAAAATTACAGAGTGGAATGTTGAAACTGATGACTCTCTTTGTACACTCCAAGAAGCTTTTGAACAAGTGGAACCATCTTTGGGGTTTAACATAGAATTGAAATTTGATGACAGTGTTTTGTATCAACAAGACTATCTTATTCATGTTCTTCAAGCTATTTTAGATGTGGTTTTTGGTTATGCCAAAGACAGATCTATAATCTTCTCAAGTTTCCAACCTGATGCAGCTCTTTTGGTCAAGAAATTACAAGACAAATATCCG GTCTATTTTTTGACCAATGGAGGAACTGAGATTTTCCTTGATGTTAGGAGAAATTCCTTAGAAGAAGCCATGAAATTGTGCTTGGAAGGTGGTTTAGATGGGATTGTCTCAGAAGTTAAAGGGGTTTTCAGAAATCCAGGGGCTGTGCCCAAAATCAAGGACCATAATCTTTCACTCCTAACATATGGAAAATTAAA TAATGTAAGTGAAGCTGTGTACATTCAACACCTAATGGGAATAGATGGAGTGATTGTAGATTTGGTACAAGAAATTACAGAGGCAGTCTTTGATTTAATGAAACCAACAACAAATAACATTGAAGAAGAGAGCCTTTCTCAAGGTGATGATGAGAACATAAAGCTCAAAACAAAGCCACAATTTTCTCAGAAAGAGCTTTCTTTTCTCTTGAAGCTCATCCCTCAGTTGATACAGATTTAA